CCACTGGTGCCGGCGCCCTCGCACACGAGTGGGCCCACGCGGTCGATCACTACTTTGCCCGCCAGGCGGGGCTCGATACGGCTGAAGAGCCCTATCTCAGCGAGCATGCTCTGTTGGGCGAAACGAAGACCCGGCATGAACTGGTCGCGGGAAAGTACGTGCCAGTCTCCTCACCGCGTTTTGGCGAAGTGCGCCCGGAAATTGTCGGCGCGTTCAAGGGGCTGGTGCAAACCATGACCAAGCGCCTGCAGACCGTGGAAGAGGCTCAAGCCGTTGATGCGGCCTATCAGCAGCGTCTGGAAAAGAATGTGAACGGATGGCTTGCCTCGATCGGCCGCGACTTCAAGGAGCAAGAAGCTGAGTTCGCCGTGCTGGCTGAGCGCGTGCGCAAAGGCGACTTCGGCGGGGAGATGGTCGCGGTTGGTCGAAGCACTCTCCTGCATCCGGTGGTGGTCGAGATGCGGGATCTCTACAAGGCCAAACATGGCCGCGTCTACTCGATTGAGCAACTCAAAGGTCTGCAAAGCAATCTGGACTCGCTCGCTTTTCGACGTGACAAGTCCGCACACCAGCAGGCGATGGCTGCCGACGCGGACGTGGTTCCGGAGCGCCGACGGGTCAGCACCGACTATGCGCTGAATGCGGCGAAGCTGGATAAGGACAAGGGCGGAAAGGTCTACTGGTCCACGAAGTGCGAGTTGTTCGCCCGTGCCTTTGACTCGTTCGTCGCGGATAAGTTGGAGGCAAAGCAAGCCAAGAATAGCTACCTCTCCTTCGGTGTACGAGAAACCGAAACCGTGCCAGTTGGAACAGAACGAGATGCCATTCACTCGGCCTTCGATGGCCTCATCGGTGAGTTTGTCGTGCGCGAGTCGGAGTTGGGACCGGCATTGTTTTCGGCCGGACCGGGGCGGGGGTCGGCGCTACCACTACCCGAGATCCACGCGGAGATCGAGCGTCTGCGCGGAGAGTGGAAAGGCATGCCGCCGGTGCTGGTCGTTGGTAAGCCCACCGATCTTCCATTTGAGGCGCCTTCCAATGCTGATGGCGCGTACCACGACGGCAAGGTCTACGTGGTGGCGGGAAACATCGGCGACATGCGGCAGTTGCAAAAGGTGATGGCGCACGAATGCATCATGCACCATAGCCTAGAGGAAATGCTGGGCAACTATGGCTTTGCCAAACTCCACCACGGCGTCCAGTCACTTATCGCGAAGGGCGACGAGACGGTATGTGCAATTGCCGAGAACGTGAGGTCACGCTACGGCGTCCTTCCTCCGGATATCCAAACCAAGGAAATTGTGGCAAGGGCAGGGGAGCAGTGTTTGGATGAACAGGGCAACGTTCGTGTCCAGTACGGGTTCATGAAGGGAGTGTTTGCCGGCGTGACCGGCTGGCTGCGCGATCACGGCATCTCAGTGCCCTTCACCAATGTCGAGCTGCAGGGCATTCTGCACAAGAGCGCCGAGTTGGCAAAGGACGGCCCATTGCTTCGCGCCGGCCGTCGCGAGCAGTCGCTGCAGGAAAAGGTCGTGGGCATGCTTAGCGGGCTCTTCGTCGGCAAGATCCTCGGCGTAGCGGATGGGGTTGTGACGCAGAAGGTCGGACGCGCTGGTGAAACCGTGCTGCACTCGATGGCGGACTTGTCCGGGCCAATTGAGGTGGGAGAAATCGCCGAGATTGCTTACAAAGACGGCAAAGGTCTGGTCCGAGAGCCGGAACAGCATCACGTGCGCAGTGTAGACCGCTAAGGCAGCGCGATATGGCAGAAGGCACGAATACACCTCCATTCCTGCTCGTTCGGGTCCAGGATGATTTGCACGGCGCTCACGTCACGGAGCGCGGTTTGCGGCTTAAATACGAACGAGATTCAGAGTTCGCCGAGTACCGAAATACGCTGCACTGGTCTGTCAATTGTGCAGTCGCAGATCACCCGTATGGACGCTTCAACGAAACAACTGACGGGAGTCTGATTGGAAAGATCGTAATCATCGCGGATCCGAGAGAACTACCTGTGCCTGCAGGCTTGGGAGAGGTTGATACTTGGTACCGGATGGATGCCTCACCACGATTGGATGGGAGTCTGGATCGAGGGCTGGACGTTGGGAAGAATGCGACCATCATCGCCCCGGTAGGTACGGCGGTCCCAGATGGTACAAAGGTCATTCATTACGAAGGTGGGATTGCCGAACGCAATGCCGCGATCAGCCAGGTACTTAGCTCCTCTGGGATCGAACCACGCATCGCGGGGATGTGGTCGTGGCAGAACACCGAGGGAATAGGCCGGTGGGCGACAGACACTGCCGACAGAGTCTATGGATCTCGCGCCGAGGACATCCATATCGGGCCGCATAGCAGCAGCGTCGACGATGCGATAGAGGCCGGTGCGCGACTTGGCGCTATGGTTAAAAGATTCGAGACCGACCGCCTGTACACGCTAGGAGACGGCGCTGAAGTACCGATGTACGGCTTGATCACTGCGCGCATACATGGGCAACGTGAGACGCTTAATGTCATTCTCGACGGAATGACTCCGGACGAGAGGAGTCGCAGCGGCGCATACTACGAATGGCGCCTCTCTTCACTTTCGCAACTCGAAGAGAGGGCCTCGACTATCAATGAAAATTGGCGGACGCATTTGGAAGGAGTGGATGAGCTTCTTCCGCGAGCGCCGCTGCCGATGGCACCGCCTCCACTGCCGTTGGCGCCGCCTCCACTGCCGATGACACCACCGCCGCTGCCGTTGGCACTTACGTCGCCTTCAATGGCGATCCCGACCAAACCACACGGTCTGTTCATCGGAAGAGTTTTGGGAATCGCGGATGGAATGGTCACCCAAAAGGTGGGGCGCGCTGGCGAAACTGTCACGCACCGGATAGCGGATCTGTCCGGGCCGGTCACGGTGGGCGAGATCACTGAAATTGCCTACAAGGATGGCAAAGGCGTCGTGCGGGAGCAAGACCGTGGTCAAGCGCGTGGCGTTGATCGCTGAATGCAGCGCACCGGAAATTGGAACATTTGAGAACCAGAAGAAGAGGCAGCCATGATCGACGGCTACTACATCAAGAGAATCGGGCAAAACCGTGGGGCACCCAGAGTTTGGCTGGATCGTCAGACGGAGCGTGCCGGCTTTGAACCTGGCCAGCGCTATGACGTTGTCGTCCAGGGACGCACAGTTGTGCTGCAGGCGAATCCTGACGGAAGCCGCGTCGTATCCAGCAAAAAAGATGGCGAGAAGACCAATCCGGTCATCGACTTGAATTCACGCGAGTTGCTCGCGTTGTTCGATGGCATGAGTTCGATTCGGGTCGCGGTCCAGCAGGGGAAAATCTACCTGTTGCCTCTGGCATCCGAACTGAAGAAGCAGGAGCGCTTCGGCCGGCTACGGGAGAAGCTAGAGGCTGGTGATCCGTTGGCCGTGGGGAGCCTTTCGCACGGTGGCGGAATCTTGTCCCATGCAATCCATTCGGGCCTGAAGGCATCCGGTGTCGAAAACAGATTGGCCTTCGCGAACGAGATTCGCGAGGAGCTACTAGAGCATGCGGCGGCCCATAACGACGCATGGGACGAGAACACCGTGCCCTTCTCCGCGCCCCTGCAGGAGCTTGCCTTTGATGAGCGCGGTGTTGCCAACATTCCCAAGGTCGAGATCCTCGAAATGGGACTGCCCTGCAGCGGCGAATCGCGTGCTGGGAAGGCCAAGCGGGGATTGTCCAACGGCGAAGCGCATCCCGATGTCGGCCACCTGGTTGTCGGCGCGTTGATTATCTTGAGCAAAGCGAATCCGGCAGCCGTTGTCTTTGAGCAAGTGCCCACCTACGCCACCAGCGCGAGCGCCAATATTCTGCGCAACCAATTGCGTGACATGGGGTACGTGTGCCATGAGCGCTTGCTCCGAGGCAGCGAATGGGGCGCCCTGGAGGATCGCACTCGTTGGTGCATGGTCGCAGTGAGCGAAGGCATCGAATTCGACTTTGATCAACTTCAGCCGCCTGGCCGTAGCCAGCAGAAACTTGGGGACGTACTTGAGAACGTTCCGGAGGATCATCCATCGTGGTCGGCCATGGCCGGGCTCCGAGCAAAGGAGATTCGCGATCGTGAGAATGGCAAGAACTTTGCGATGCAGATCTTCGATCCCGATAGCGAGCATGTCGGCACAATCACGAAGGGGTACGCTAAGGTCCGAAGCACCGATCCGAAATTGCGCCACCCGAGCGACCCCAATTTACTCAGGCAATTCCTTCCGAGTGAGCACGCCAGAATTAAAGGTGTGCCGGAGCATCTCGTGGACGGTGTGTCCGCTACGGTGGCCCACGAGATCCTCGGCCAAGGCGTTGTGTACCCGCCTTTTGTCGGCGTTGGGAAGCACCTGGGCGAGTCGCTCGAATCAGTGGTTCCCGGCCGTCGGCCAGCACGGAGATCGGCCGTGATCGTCAACGATGATGACGCGCCACTCTCAGCCGAGGTGCGGATTGCCGCGCTCGCTGCGGAGGTGGTTGCAGAGCTGAAGAAGCCCAACATGCAGGCCAGCACCTATTACGGTCGGATCGTCGCGGCTGATCGCGACGTGTTCATCATGGATGTTGGGAGGCAGTCCGGCATTGTGCTTGAGCGTGACGCGCTGGATCGAGCGCCCAAGCTGGGTGAAAACGTCCGCGTGGTATGCCGGGAAGGCCGAGCGGTTGTCGAGGCGCAGGTGAAGCCCGTGCAAATGGCGTTGGGCTTGTAGTGGTTCGCGGAGCTATCCGACATGGCCTGGGCATCGAGCGAGGCCAGAGTACGGCCAAAC
This Cupriavidus nantongensis DNA region includes the following protein-coding sequences:
- a CDS encoding LPD1 domain-containing protein; this encodes MSRDNGSLAATSLQMDLFSETTLQNAQPVEQATAVVEEPAQPQQAAVASKGGPAVAAAVETAPVVVGGIADAGEELVANRRNRGKVATTWSDLEGLNDTLKVKETVKGNVWLKPDYQQLIDAGMQPMVAHIVKQVYDSVAAKPAVSASTKTTDAHLQTYIGGMQRIEQGLMKWTQDTKALKAWANSNIRVAGAMLGKQVALSELGPATSLLEYVYPDGWRAHRDELRIVGGNKLLGALQPGYEEIKRAGKAIDAGWPNKRESWEVQGYKVLERPRVSVDPNEFRFSKKYSLSVDRYYIDTFNTEEAAQAAAAAIKPFVLVGKRGFLDSFDSRELAVEAAKERSRGGKDTERQLIEKGYNVIDAERVGVSRRMEGEDISSERLMEEFGLRGVNFGNWMKTPAARAEAQMHLNHAYDAFHDLADILDVPPKVLSLGGMLGLAIGAQGHGGRNAAHFVPGVNEINLTRTTGAGALAHEWAHAVDHYFARQAGLDTAEEPYLSEHALLGETKTRHELVAGKYVPVSSPRFGEVRPEIVGAFKGLVQTMTKRLQTVEEAQAVDAAYQQRLEKNVNGWLASIGRDFKEQEAEFAVLAERVRKGDFGGEMVAVGRSTLLHPVVVEMRDLYKAKHGRVYSIEQLKGLQSNLDSLAFRRDKSAHQQAMAADADVVPERRRVSTDYALNAAKLDKDKGGKVYWSTKCELFARAFDSFVADKLEAKQAKNSYLSFGVRETETVPVGTERDAIHSAFDGLIGEFVVRESELGPALFSAGPGRGSALPLPEIHAEIERLRGEWKGMPPVLVVGKPTDLPFEAPSNADGAYHDGKVYVVAGNIGDMRQLQKVMAHECIMHHSLEEMLGNYGFAKLHHGVQSLIAKGDETVCAIAENVRSRYGVLPPDIQTKEIVARAGEQCLDEQGNVRVQYGFMKGVFAGVTGWLRDHGISVPFTNVELQGILHKSAELAKDGPLLRAGRREQSLQEKVVGMLSGLFVGKILGVADGVVTQKVGRAGETVLHSMADLSGPIEVGEIAEIAYKDGKGLVREPEQHHVRSVDR
- a CDS encoding KfrB domain-containing protein; protein product: MAEGTNTPPFLLVRVQDDLHGAHVTERGLRLKYERDSEFAEYRNTLHWSVNCAVADHPYGRFNETTDGSLIGKIVIIADPRELPVPAGLGEVDTWYRMDASPRLDGSLDRGLDVGKNATIIAPVGTAVPDGTKVIHYEGGIAERNAAISQVLSSSGIEPRIAGMWSWQNTEGIGRWATDTADRVYGSRAEDIHIGPHSSSVDDAIEAGARLGAMVKRFETDRLYTLGDGAEVPMYGLITARIHGQRETLNVILDGMTPDERSRSGAYYEWRLSSLSQLEERASTINENWRTHLEGVDELLPRAPLPMAPPPLPLAPPPLPMTPPPLPLALTSPSMAIPTKPHGLFIGRVLGIADGMVTQKVGRAGETVTHRIADLSGPVTVGEITEIAYKDGKGVVREQDRGQARGVDR
- a CDS encoding DNA cytosine methyltransferase — encoded protein: MIDGYYIKRIGQNRGAPRVWLDRQTERAGFEPGQRYDVVVQGRTVVLQANPDGSRVVSSKKDGEKTNPVIDLNSRELLALFDGMSSIRVAVQQGKIYLLPLASELKKQERFGRLREKLEAGDPLAVGSLSHGGGILSHAIHSGLKASGVENRLAFANEIREELLEHAAAHNDAWDENTVPFSAPLQELAFDERGVANIPKVEILEMGLPCSGESRAGKAKRGLSNGEAHPDVGHLVVGALIILSKANPAAVVFEQVPTYATSASANILRNQLRDMGYVCHERLLRGSEWGALEDRTRWCMVAVSEGIEFDFDQLQPPGRSQQKLGDVLENVPEDHPSWSAMAGLRAKEIRDRENGKNFAMQIFDPDSEHVGTITKGYAKVRSTDPKLRHPSDPNLLRQFLPSEHARIKGVPEHLVDGVSATVAHEILGQGVVYPPFVGVGKHLGESLESVVPGRRPARRSAVIVNDDDAPLSAEVRIAALAAEVVAELKKPNMQASTYYGRIVAADRDVFIMDVGRQSGIVLERDALDRAPKLGENVRVVCREGRAVVEAQVKPVQMALGL